One Saprospiraceae bacterium DNA window includes the following coding sequences:
- a CDS encoding phosphatase PAP2 family protein, translating into MNKITYTYRIALSLGLLFSLSHCDKNIDSPAYEFYPETSLDAGAANWKTYILANSAEIAVPAPEAAASAAYQAELADLKAKMAAATPQQQELARHWGANGVMRWHAIARELAANYNVPPNYNADGTYPAPNPMDPTTYPRFPFANPPYASRAFALLAVAQYDALVTAWRAKFEHNRLAPYKNDASIQPLIPTNDLPSYPSEDAVVAAASREVLKFLFPGEVQYLTDLATEHKNSRLWAGSNVQSDLDAGEALGAAVAARIIDYAKTDRMGMANNQAAFANLRADAESRGITTQWHSLDVPARAPMLPFFGNVKTWNLDQATMISLRLPPPPQPGSPEFERNIEELRKMSKNRTREQFRITTYWADGVGTYTPPGHWNRRAAQLIHEKQLNEIRAARVMALMCTAVQDAGIACWDVKYYYLLPRPTEVDRNITTATGIPNFPAYASGHSTFSAAAAEVLAYLFPDHATDLRAMAREAAESRIYGCIHYRFDSEDGLEHGKKIGQFAVLRAQTDGGE; encoded by the coding sequence ATGAATAAGATAACATACACCTACCGCATCGCATTGAGCCTTGGCCTGCTGTTTTCGCTCAGCCACTGCGACAAAAACATAGACAGCCCCGCCTACGAGTTTTACCCCGAAACCAGCCTCGACGCTGGAGCCGCCAACTGGAAAACTTACATCCTTGCCAATAGCGCCGAAATCGCCGTGCCAGCACCAGAAGCCGCCGCATCGGCTGCCTACCAAGCCGAGTTGGCCGACCTGAAAGCAAAAATGGCCGCTGCCACCCCCCAACAACAGGAACTCGCCCGTCACTGGGGTGCCAACGGGGTGATGCGCTGGCACGCCATCGCCCGCGAACTGGCCGCCAATTACAACGTGCCGCCCAACTACAACGCCGACGGCACCTACCCTGCCCCCAACCCCATGGACCCCACCACTTATCCACGATTCCCCTTTGCCAATCCTCCGTATGCCTCTCGTGCGTTCGCACTCTTGGCAGTGGCTCAATACGATGCGCTGGTGACGGCTTGGCGTGCCAAATTCGAGCACAACCGCTTGGCGCCCTACAAAAATGATGCGTCCATCCAGCCACTTATCCCGACGAACGACCTCCCCTCCTACCCTTCCGAAGACGCAGTAGTGGCCGCCGCGTCGCGCGAGGTGCTCAAATTCCTCTTCCCCGGCGAAGTGCAATACCTGACGGACTTGGCAACTGAACACAAAAACAGCCGTCTGTGGGCAGGCTCCAACGTGCAAAGCGACCTCGATGCCGGCGAGGCACTAGGCGCTGCGGTGGCCGCCCGCATCATTGACTATGCCAAAACCGACAGAATGGGCATGGCCAACAACCAAGCAGCCTTTGCCAACCTGCGTGCCGACGCGGAAAGCCGGGGCATCACCACTCAATGGCACAGCCTCGACGTGCCCGCCCGCGCACCTATGTTGCCATTTTTTGGCAATGTGAAAACATGGAACCTCGACCAAGCCACCATGATTTCCCTTCGCCTGCCTCCGCCCCCCCAACCCGGCTCACCTGAATTTGAGAGAAATATCGAAGAGCTGCGCAAAATGTCGAAAAACCGTACCCGCGAACAATTCCGCATCACCACCTATTGGGCCGACGGCGTGGGCACCTACACGCCACCGGGACACTGGAACCGCCGCGCCGCACAATTGATTCACGAAAAACAACTCAACGAGATTCGTGCGGCTCGCGTCATGGCACTGATGTGCACCGCCGTGCAGGATGCCGGCATCGCTTGCTGGGACGTGAAATACTATTACCTGCTGCCCCGCCCCACCGAAGTGGACCGAAACATCACCACCGCGACGGGCATCCCCAATTTCCCTGCTTACGCCTCCGGCCACTCCACCTTCTCGGCTGCCGCCGCGGAAGTGCTGGCGTACTTGTTCCCCGACCATGCAACAGATTTGCGGGCAATGGCAAGGGAAGCCGCCGAATCGCGCATCTACGGCTGCATCCACTATCGGTTCGACAGCGAGGATGGTCTCGAACACGGGAAAAAAATCGGTCAATTCGCAGTATTGCGCGCGCAGACCGACGGGGGAGAGTGA
- a CDS encoding vanadium-dependent haloperoxidase: MKIIPHTKLHLLLALLGLFMFNACKDFRVEPSRPLVREFDSNVYLRWNDVFLRLDRYAVGYRPGPVPNALGYLGFAAYEAVAPGMPDYNSLANLYPQLAMPQFNENLDYHWPTVINEVYYYMMTRFFFHMEIRYPDLYGQIALTRDLLNAQYANEASPEVIARSKQRGIEVAMAFYEWSRSDDAAHNAFLNPQPPYNAPSGPGYWEPTVPDFVHALFPFWGQVRTFALSENEQLARPPIPYSENPQSLFYTQAMEVYKTVNLINKPNKTPDEEKIAYEQRWLAEFWSDDILGLTFSPPARLVAVANQVAELERINLEEAAELYAKMGMALKDISVGIWQSKYVYSLERPVSYIRRVISKTYPEAANWLPILNNPVDGFYGVTPAFPAYPSGHSGFGGAGAKILSSMFEYNSKHPGTYTLVDKCHLGRVEFRSEPRTLASFNDLSRENAYSRIPLGVHFRMDCDEGIRMGEVAAQRILELPWKK, encoded by the coding sequence ATGAAAATAATTCCACACACTAAACTGCATTTATTGTTGGCTCTGCTCGGGTTGTTCATGTTCAACGCCTGTAAAGATTTTAGAGTGGAGCCGTCTCGCCCCTTGGTGAGAGAATTCGACAGCAACGTTTATCTTCGTTGGAACGATGTTTTTCTTCGCCTCGACCGCTATGCGGTAGGCTATCGGCCAGGACCTGTGCCCAATGCGCTGGGCTATTTGGGCTTTGCCGCTTACGAAGCTGTGGCCCCGGGTATGCCCGACTACAACTCGCTGGCGAATCTTTATCCGCAGTTGGCCATGCCCCAATTCAACGAAAACTTGGACTACCACTGGCCAACGGTCATCAACGAGGTGTACTACTACATGATGACCCGCTTTTTCTTCCACATGGAGATTCGATACCCCGATTTGTATGGCCAAATAGCGTTGACCCGCGACCTGCTCAACGCGCAATATGCCAACGAAGCATCGCCCGAAGTGATAGCACGCTCGAAGCAACGCGGCATCGAAGTGGCGATGGCCTTCTACGAGTGGTCGCGCTCCGACGACGCGGCGCACAATGCCTTTCTGAATCCTCAGCCGCCGTACAATGCTCCCTCTGGCCCGGGCTATTGGGAACCCACCGTGCCGGATTTTGTCCATGCCCTTTTCCCTTTTTGGGGTCAGGTACGCACCTTCGCCCTTTCGGAAAACGAACAATTGGCCCGACCGCCCATCCCATATAGCGAAAACCCTCAGTCGCTTTTTTACACCCAAGCGATGGAGGTTTACAAGACGGTCAACCTTATCAACAAGCCCAACAAAACGCCCGACGAGGAAAAAATCGCTTACGAGCAGCGTTGGCTGGCCGAGTTCTGGAGCGACGATATTCTCGGACTGACGTTTTCGCCACCCGCACGCCTCGTCGCCGTAGCGAATCAAGTGGCTGAACTGGAGCGCATCAATCTCGAAGAGGCCGCAGAGCTCTACGCCAAGATGGGCATGGCGCTCAAAGACATCAGCGTGGGCATCTGGCAATCGAAATATGTGTACAGTTTGGAGCGTCCGGTGTCGTACATCCGTCGCGTCATCTCCAAAACATATCCCGAAGCCGCCAACTGGCTTCCTATCCTGAACAATCCGGTGGATGGCTTCTATGGGGTCACGCCAGCCTTCCCCGCTTACCCTTCTGGACACTCCGGGTTCGGGGGGGCAGGTGCCAAAATACTGTCGTCCATGTTTGAGTACAACAGCAAGCACCCCGGCACCTACACGCTGGTGGACAAGTGCCATCTTGGTCGTGTGGAGTTCAGAAGCGAGCCGCGTACTTTGGCTTCTTTCAACGACTTATCTAGGGAAAATGCCTACTCGCGCATCCCGCTCGGCGTGCATTTCCGCATGGATTGCGATGAGGGCATCCGCATGGGCGAGGTGGCCGCGCAGCGCATTTTGGAATTGCCGTGGAAAAAATAA
- a CDS encoding CRTAC1 family protein yields the protein MIDLLAEARQKSLHPDNLYASDRRIQFSDSVIAAAGNDMAQRLNMQFVKAATLLEYGDEAQSVAIYEDLLKYVQEDTTALNRVLKGLGVAYLRLGERNNCVDGHNAESCILPIKGGGVHHDKTGARKAIQVYEKLLTQAPDDYDSRWLLNIAYMTLGEYPAKVPAQWLIPNLDKYTASQRVTPFLDLAPDLKLNTNNRSGGVIVDDFDNDGFLDIVSSAWGLDDPMHFFRNNGDGTFSDLSQPSGLSAITGGLNMTSTDYNNDGWLDIFVLRGGWQGQFGFGNQPNSLLRNNGDGTFTDVTEAAGILSFHPTQTATWNDFNNDGWLDVFIGNETTSPDDLHPCELYLNNQDGTFTNTALPNLVHIIAFVKGVTSGDYNNDGWPDIFISTQHGQFLLLENQRVLNSPPMFSVVNEKAGFPKGTRTFPTGFFDFDNDGWLDIFVCNYDFDRPLSHYAALEALKKANDETGKVRLFKNNRDGTFSDVSQKVNLNPIVFAMGANFGDIDNDGFLDLYFGTGNPNYRSLVPNKLLKNIGSKRFEDVTVAARVGNLQKGHGVAFADLDNDGDQDIFTDMGGAFRGDAYPSSLYLNMEENANHWIYLKLEGTKSNRAAIGAKVTVKFTENGKKRMVYREVNSGASFGCSPLRREIGIGAATMIDEITIQWPASGITQTVTNVQPNQFLKIKEGTEGYEQAQLKKLVFRKADGSIPMCAPTE from the coding sequence ATGATAGACCTGCTTGCCGAAGCTCGGCAAAAGTCATTGCACCCCGATAACCTTTATGCTTCAGATAGGCGCATCCAGTTTAGCGATTCGGTCATAGCGGCTGCCGGCAATGACATGGCTCAACGGCTCAATATGCAATTTGTCAAAGCCGCCACATTGCTGGAATATGGCGACGAGGCGCAATCAGTGGCGATTTACGAGGATTTACTGAAATACGTCCAAGAAGACACCACCGCGCTCAACAGAGTGTTGAAGGGTCTTGGAGTCGCCTATCTGCGTTTGGGCGAGCGCAACAATTGCGTGGACGGCCACAACGCCGAATCCTGCATCCTGCCGATAAAAGGTGGTGGCGTTCACCACGACAAAACGGGAGCACGAAAGGCCATACAAGTGTATGAAAAGCTGCTCACGCAAGCCCCCGATGACTATGACTCCCGCTGGCTGCTCAATATCGCTTACATGACTTTAGGGGAGTATCCCGCAAAAGTGCCTGCTCAATGGCTCATCCCCAATCTCGACAAATATACAGCCAGCCAACGTGTCACACCTTTTCTCGATTTGGCACCCGACTTGAAACTCAACACCAACAATCGCTCTGGCGGTGTCATCGTGGATGATTTCGACAACGATGGTTTTTTGGACATCGTTAGCTCTGCTTGGGGGCTTGACGACCCCATGCACTTTTTCCGCAACAATGGCGACGGCACTTTTTCCGACCTTTCGCAGCCGTCGGGTCTCAGCGCCATCACCGGAGGGCTGAACATGACCTCAACGGATTACAACAATGACGGCTGGCTCGACATCTTTGTGCTTCGCGGCGGCTGGCAGGGCCAATTTGGTTTTGGCAACCAGCCCAATTCATTGCTGCGCAACAACGGGGATGGCACCTTTACCGACGTGACCGAGGCGGCTGGCATCTTATCATTCCATCCCACCCAGACCGCTACTTGGAACGACTTCAACAACGACGGCTGGCTCGACGTGTTTATCGGAAACGAAACCACATCGCCCGACGATTTGCACCCATGTGAGCTGTATCTCAACAATCAGGATGGCACCTTCACCAACACGGCATTGCCCAATTTGGTGCACATCATTGCTTTTGTGAAAGGTGTCACCTCTGGGGACTACAACAACGATGGCTGGCCCGACATTTTCATCTCCACACAACACGGCCAGTTTTTGCTGCTCGAAAATCAAAGGGTGCTCAACTCGCCCCCTATGTTCAGCGTCGTCAATGAAAAAGCAGGGTTCCCAAAAGGAACCCGCACCTTTCCCACGGGCTTTTTCGATTTCGACAACGACGGCTGGCTCGATATTTTTGTCTGCAACTACGATTTCGACCGCCCGCTATCCCACTATGCCGCATTGGAGGCATTGAAAAAAGCCAACGACGAAACAGGAAAAGTCAGGCTTTTCAAAAACAACCGCGACGGCACCTTCTCCGATGTGTCGCAAAAAGTCAATCTCAACCCGATAGTGTTCGCCATGGGGGCCAATTTTGGCGACATTGACAACGACGGTTTCCTTGACCTTTACTTCGGCACAGGCAACCCCAATTACCGCTCGCTGGTGCCCAACAAGTTGCTGAAAAACATAGGGAGCAAGCGGTTCGAGGATGTGACGGTCGCAGCCCGTGTCGGGAATTTGCAAAAAGGTCACGGTGTCGCGTTTGCCGACCTTGACAACGACGGCGACCAAGACATATTTACCGATATGGGCGGCGCATTTCGTGGCGATGCTTACCCAAGTTCCCTTTATCTGAACATGGAAGAGAACGCCAACCATTGGATTTACCTGAAACTCGAAGGAACAAAATCCAACCGAGCCGCCATCGGGGCAAAGGTGACGGTAAAATTTACCGAAAACGGCAAAAAACGAATGGTTTACCGCGAGGTCAATTCAGGTGCCAGCTTCGGTTGCTCGCCCCTGCGCCGCGAGATTGGCATTGGCGCAGCAACGATGATTGACGAAATCACCATCCAATGGCCTGCCAGCGGCATCACCCAAACGGTGACCAATGTGCAACCCAACCAATTCCTCAAAATCAAAGAAGGCACGGAAGGATACGAGCAAGCGCAACTGAAAAAACTGGTATTCAGAAAAGCGGACGGCTCTATTCCCATGTGCGCCCCAACGGAGTAA
- a CDS encoding transporter → MRKLYLLAVLFAATFQIASAQMPTDALMMNQRQWCTLLQYSHSSWDEYWEGANKRSNLNIGTFVGQNVMLMTNYGITDNLNVMVGLPYVWTSSDSYLSGQSGLQDLALFVKYQPFKSESEFGTFKVQATGGFSFPVSDYVPDFLPFSIGLQTKNASLRGILNYTTALGIYATAQAGHTWRSNTKLDRDSYLFHSNQYETDEVPVPNMIDATGRLGFINPRFQAEVWLDYLTGTSGDDIRYNEMPQPTNKMQATTAGIYAKYFIWQGLAVQASAGKVLNGRNMGQSTVLSGGITYFFTMGGQR, encoded by the coding sequence ATGCGCAAACTTTACTTGCTCGCCGTGTTATTCGCGGCCACTTTCCAAATCGCATCGGCTCAAATGCCCACCGATGCCTTGATGATGAATCAACGGCAATGGTGTACCCTGCTCCAATACTCCCACAGCAGCTGGGACGAATACTGGGAAGGCGCCAACAAACGCTCCAACCTGAACATCGGCACCTTCGTTGGCCAAAACGTGATGCTGATGACCAACTACGGCATCACCGACAACCTCAACGTAATGGTGGGGCTGCCTTACGTCTGGACAAGCAGCGATAGCTACCTGTCCGGCCAAAGCGGATTGCAAGACCTCGCGCTGTTCGTGAAATATCAGCCGTTCAAGTCGGAATCCGAATTTGGCACCTTCAAGGTGCAAGCCACGGGCGGATTTTCCTTCCCTGTCAGCGACTATGTGCCTGATTTCCTTCCTTTCAGCATCGGCCTTCAGACCAAAAATGCCTCCTTGCGCGGCATCCTCAACTACACGACCGCACTCGGCATTTACGCCACCGCGCAAGCGGGCCACACCTGGCGCAGCAACACCAAACTCGACCGCGATTCGTATCTTTTTCACAGCAACCAATACGAGACCGACGAGGTGCCGGTACCCAACATGATAGATGCCACCGGCAGATTGGGCTTCATCAATCCAAGGTTTCAGGCGGAAGTCTGGCTCGATTACCTCACCGGCACCAGCGGCGACGACATTCGCTACAACGAGATGCCTCAGCCTACCAACAAAATGCAAGCAACCACTGCCGGCATCTACGCCAAATACTTCATCTGGCAAGGTTTGGCAGTGCAAGCCTCCGCTGGCAAAGTCCTGAACGGACGCAACATGGGGCAAAGCACCGTGCTCTCTGGCGGCATCACCTATTTTTTCACCATGGGTGGCCAACGCTAA
- a CDS encoding DUF4394 domain-containing protein: protein MSKLFTPLSKLVLGATLVALPFLGNHLNAQTIYALSGNNLVSFMANAPANLLDSRLISGVAMGQEIVGLDFRPNTGELFALGYNASNGQARLYTLNRNTAVATPVGAAAFVLNPNMGMVGFDFNPTVDRIRVTGSDGSNFRLNPVNGTLAATDGDLAFAAADPNAAAMPNVGAVAYTNSYVGATATTLYNYDASLNVLTTQIPPNDGTLNTIGTSGIMVNSTNAMVDMDITFDAAANMNRAFLVANVGTSSTSSLFGVNLMTGQTTFVGDLGIPVSDIAVLIDRTIPATISGQIVWALAANNFLLSFDSGMPGIVRNIVPLSGIAAGQTVVGMDFRPATSELYALGYNAMTGEGRLYTLNLASGAATPIGPASFILKPNMGKVGFDFNPTVDRIRVTGSDNSNFRLHPVTSALVATDGNLVFAAADINAGKDPSIGTVAYTNSFNGATTTTLYNFDDSLSVLTTQIPPNDGVLNTVGTTGIAINLADATADMDIFYNPFNGSNVAYLAANPGTSSNDNLYRLDLATGAATLIGRIGNGIAIRDIAVVIQPIETACDAKTINCMKYEVLTVTKDGSGNKTYRIRVTNNCADKLFYTAFQLPKGVVAKGPTNNSTYTSPAGRSYEVRNPNFSPFYSIRFKETGNDGIANGQTDIFEYTLPSVANPSYIQVISRVGNSGYHSAYLNVFNCTVGTSSLDDDGSADDRSDGAAALQGEKDVRIYPNPTSGTVFADLTDWAGSQLQIRAMSAQGQEVMNYTVNGLDFDQIVFPESLADGLYFIEFSSTNGDRLVKQVVLRR, encoded by the coding sequence ATGTCAAAGTTGTTCACACCGCTTTCCAAACTCGTATTGGGAGCAACCCTCGTCGCTTTGCCTTTTTTGGGCAATCACCTGAACGCCCAAACCATCTACGCCCTTTCCGGCAACAACCTCGTCTCGTTCATGGCCAACGCGCCCGCCAACTTGCTCGATAGCAGGCTGATTAGCGGTGTCGCAATGGGACAAGAAATCGTGGGGCTGGATTTTCGCCCCAACACAGGCGAGCTCTTTGCGCTTGGCTACAATGCCAGCAACGGGCAAGCGCGGCTCTACACCCTCAACCGCAACACCGCCGTCGCCACGCCCGTCGGGGCCGCCGCTTTCGTGCTCAACCCCAACATGGGCATGGTTGGCTTCGACTTCAATCCCACCGTGGACCGCATCCGCGTCACCGGAAGCGATGGCTCCAACTTCCGGCTCAACCCCGTCAACGGTACCTTGGCCGCCACCGATGGCGATTTGGCTTTTGCCGCCGCCGACCCCAACGCTGCCGCCATGCCCAACGTCGGCGCAGTGGCTTACACCAATAGCTATGTCGGCGCCACCGCCACCACTCTTTACAACTACGACGCTTCGCTCAATGTGCTGACCACCCAAATACCGCCCAACGACGGCACTCTGAACACCATCGGCACATCGGGTATCATGGTGAACAGCACCAACGCGATGGTGGACATGGACATCACTTTCGACGCAGCAGCCAACATGAACCGCGCCTTCCTCGTCGCCAATGTCGGCACCAGCTCGACCAGCAGTCTTTTCGGCGTCAACTTGATGACAGGCCAAACAACCTTCGTCGGCGACCTTGGCATCCCGGTCAGCGACATAGCCGTGCTCATTGACCGCACCATTCCGGCCACCATCTCTGGCCAAATCGTGTGGGCACTTGCCGCCAACAATTTCCTGCTTTCTTTTGATTCGGGCATGCCGGGCATCGTTCGCAACATTGTGCCGCTTAGTGGCATCGCTGCGGGTCAGACGGTGGTGGGCATGGATTTTCGCCCCGCTACCAGCGAACTCTATGCGCTCGGCTACAATGCCATGACTGGCGAAGGCCGTCTTTACACCCTCAATCTCGCTTCCGGAGCAGCCACTCCGATTGGTCCCGCCTCGTTCATCCTGAAACCCAACATGGGGAAAGTTGGCTTTGATTTCAACCCCACCGTGGACCGCATCCGCGTGACGGGCAGCGACAACTCCAACTTCCGCCTGCACCCCGTCACGAGCGCGTTGGTGGCCACCGATGGCAACCTCGTTTTTGCCGCAGCCGATATCAACGCGGGCAAAGACCCCTCCATCGGCACGGTGGCCTACACCAACAGCTTCAACGGCGCCACGACCACCACCCTGTATAACTTCGATGACTCGCTCAGCGTACTCACTACCCAGATACCGCCCAACGACGGCGTGCTGAACACCGTCGGCACCACAGGCATCGCCATCAACCTCGCCGATGCCACCGCCGACATGGACATTTTCTACAACCCCTTCAACGGCTCCAACGTGGCGTATCTGGCAGCCAACCCCGGCACTTCCTCCAACGACAATCTGTATCGCCTCGACCTCGCCACAGGTGCCGCCACTTTGATTGGCCGCATCGGCAATGGCATCGCCATCAGAGACATCGCAGTGGTCATTCAGCCCATTGAGACCGCCTGCGACGCAAAAACCATCAACTGCATGAAATACGAGGTGCTCACCGTCACGAAAGATGGCTCCGGCAACAAAACCTACCGCATCCGCGTCACCAACAATTGCGCCGACAAACTTTTTTATACCGCTTTCCAACTGCCGAAAGGGGTGGTGGCGAAAGGCCCCACCAACAACTCAACCTACACCTCCCCGGCAGGTCGCAGCTATGAGGTGCGCAACCCCAATTTTTCACCTTTCTATTCCATCCGATTCAAGGAAACGGGCAACGACGGCATCGCCAATGGCCAAACGGACATCTTTGAATACACGCTCCCGTCGGTCGCCAACCCAAGTTACATTCAAGTCATTTCCCGCGTTGGCAATAGTGGCTACCACTCGGCTTACCTCAATGTGTTCAACTGTACGGTCGGCACATCCAGTCTCGACGACGATGGCTCCGCCGACGACCGCAGCGACGGCGCTGCTGCATTGCAGGGAGAAAAAGACGTGCGCATCTACCCCAACCCAACGAGTGGGACGGTTTTTGCCGACCTCACCGACTGGGCTGGCAGCCAATTGCAAATCCGCGCCATGAGCGCACAAGGGCAAGAGGTGATGAACTACACCGTGAACGGCCTCGATTTCGACCAAATCGTGTTCCCGGAAAGCCTCGCCGATGGCCTGTATTTCATCGAGTTTTCCTCGACGAATGGAGACAGGCTGGTGAAGCAAGTGGTGTTGCGGCGCTAA
- a CDS encoding 1-acyl-sn-glycerol-3-phosphate acyltransferase, with product MKNRPLLAYFRLFGMAAIIFGHLVPVLIGRALLGKDVWWAVRRRQMIARDLMRFLKIKVTTTGAPRVGNFLYISNHRSYIDPVPVADLVPFVPIAKAEVGRWPLIGWAARMTGIFYVKRHDKSSRAGTREAAREVLKTGGAVLVYPEGTTSAVGTTLPFRPGTFGMAADLGVGVVPIAIEYANASDAWVGADTFIPHFLRCFSKPETHVWLHFFPPIFEADASILLETTQRLIDEQLLIWQNTKRIGK from the coding sequence ATGAAAAACAGACCACTATTGGCTTATTTCCGACTCTTCGGCATGGCAGCCATCATTTTCGGGCATCTCGTGCCAGTCCTGATAGGTCGGGCATTGTTGGGCAAAGACGTATGGTGGGCAGTGCGTCGTCGGCAGATGATTGCGAGGGATTTGATGCGTTTTTTAAAAATAAAAGTGACCACGACGGGGGCGCCGCGCGTCGGCAACTTCCTTTATATCAGCAACCACCGCAGCTACATTGACCCAGTGCCCGTGGCGGACTTGGTACCTTTTGTGCCCATTGCCAAAGCAGAAGTGGGCCGATGGCCGCTCATCGGTTGGGCCGCGCGGATGACGGGCATTTTTTACGTCAAACGACACGACAAGTCGAGCCGCGCCGGCACCCGCGAGGCGGCCCGCGAGGTGCTGAAGACAGGAGGGGCGGTGTTGGTCTATCCAGAGGGCACCACCTCGGCAGTCGGCACGACTTTGCCGTTCAGGCCGGGCACTTTTGGCATGGCTGCCGACTTGGGCGTGGGCGTGGTGCCCATCGCTATTGAGTACGCCAACGCCTCGGATGCCTGGGTGGGCGCCGACACCTTTATTCCCCATTTTTTGCGCTGTTTCTCAAAACCAGAGACACACGTCTGGCTTCACTTTTTCCCGCCCATCTTCGAGGCTGATGCCTCTATCTTGCTCGAAACAACACAGCGATTGATTGATGAGCAATTGTTGATTTGGCAAAACACCAAACGCATAGGCAAATAG
- a CDS encoding GMC family oxidoreductase: protein MHIGLDSIPAGCLFAPEMAHTTDYDYIIIGSGFGGSVSALRLAEKGYKVLVIEKGKWYRANDFARTNWQLRKWLWVPALRWFGIMKITIFRHVGFISGTGVGGGSLVYANTLPVPKPAFFRSGSWQHLTDWQSELAPFYDTARRMLGAASNPLLFDNDHALHSLAKEIGQEAHFAPTQVAVHFGKPHQTVPDPYFGGKGPDRTGCHFCGSCMTGCRHNAKNTLDKNYLYLAQQHGAEILAEHEVFDVRPRGRADGSDGYEVFFRPSTRLFGKKKRLCSRGVVFAGGVLGTVGLLLKLKKTSLPRLSDKVGQDVRTNNESLIMVTQLDGRDDLSKGVAIGSILHTDADSHLEVCRYGAGSGAWRLSLFPYVEGKNMVTRIARIIGELLAHPRAWWKYAWVKDWAKSTTILLFMQTLDSTVTFTRSRWGGMRTAIVGKDKPTAFIPRATELARKMERILNGKATAFFLTPLAGIPGTAHILGGAVMGASPEEGVIDSQNRVFGYENMLVCDGSMISANPGVNPALTITAITERAMQQIDKRENT, encoded by the coding sequence GTGCACATAGGCTTGGATAGCATCCCGGCGGGCTGTTTATTTGCTCCCGAAATGGCTCACACGACGGACTACGACTACATCATCATCGGCAGCGGCTTCGGTGGCTCGGTCAGCGCCCTGCGTCTGGCGGAAAAGGGCTACAAAGTGCTCGTCATCGAGAAAGGCAAATGGTATCGGGCCAACGATTTCGCCCGCACCAACTGGCAACTGCGCAAATGGCTTTGGGTGCCTGCGTTGCGCTGGTTTGGCATCATGAAAATCACGATTTTCAGGCACGTCGGCTTCATCTCCGGCACGGGAGTAGGCGGTGGCTCGCTGGTATATGCCAACACGTTGCCCGTGCCAAAACCCGCCTTTTTCCGCTCGGGCAGCTGGCAACATCTCACCGATTGGCAGTCGGAGTTAGCACCTTTTTACGACACCGCCCGCCGTATGCTCGGTGCCGCCTCCAACCCACTCTTGTTCGACAACGACCACGCCTTGCACTCACTGGCGAAGGAAATCGGCCAAGAAGCCCATTTTGCCCCCACACAGGTGGCCGTTCACTTTGGCAAGCCGCACCAAACGGTGCCCGACCCTTACTTCGGCGGCAAAGGCCCCGACCGGACGGGCTGCCACTTTTGCGGCAGCTGCATGACGGGATGCCGCCACAACGCCAAAAACACCCTCGACAAGAATTATCTATACTTGGCGCAACAGCACGGCGCGGAGATACTCGCCGAACATGAGGTGTTCGACGTGCGCCCACGAGGACGAGCCGACGGCAGCGATGGCTACGAAGTGTTTTTTCGGCCTTCCACCCGATTGTTTGGGAAAAAGAAACGACTGTGCTCGCGCGGGGTGGTGTTTGCAGGCGGTGTGCTCGGCACAGTCGGCCTGCTGCTGAAACTCAAAAAAACATCCTTGCCTCGCCTCTCCGACAAGGTCGGGCAAGACGTGCGCACCAACAACGAGAGCCTCATCATGGTGACCCAATTGGATGGCCGCGACGACCTCTCAAAAGGCGTGGCCATCGGCTCCATTCTGCACACCGATGCCGATAGCCATCTCGAAGTGTGTCGGTATGGCGCTGGCTCCGGCGCTTGGCGGCTGTCCCTGTTTCCTTATGTGGAAGGCAAAAACATGGTGACGCGCATTGCCCGGATTATTGGCGAGCTGCTGGCCCACCCGCGTGCATGGTGGAAATATGCGTGGGTGAAAGACTGGGCGAAAAGCACCACGATTTTGCTGTTCATGCAAACGCTGGACAGCACCGTCACGTTCACCCGCAGCCGATGGGGCGGAATGCGCACGGCGATAGTGGGCAAAGACAAACCCACCGCTTTTATACCTCGCGCCACCGAGTTGGCGCGGAAGATGGAGCGTATTCTGAACGGCAAAGCCACCGCATTTTTCCTCACCCCTTTGGCAGGCATACCCGGCACGGCACATATCCTCGGCGGGGCGGTCATGGGCGCATCGCCTGAGGAAGGAGTCATTGACAGCCAAAACCGCGTGTTCGGCTACGAGAACATGCTCGTGTGCGATGGTTCCATGATTTCTGCCAACCCGGGCGTGAATCCCGCGCTCACCATCACAGCCATCACGGAAAGGGCGATGCAACAAATTGACAAACGCGAAAACACATGA